A single region of the Candidatus Thermokryptus mobilis genome encodes:
- a CDS encoding M14 family metallopeptidase codes for MLGLLFAFLFQLFQISELPKTRAEISNFTETSTYSDVITFIEGISKQSEIINSTVFGKSFEGRDLPLVVLSKPKITSPQEAHSSGKLIVLLLGNIHAGEVEGKEAILHTIRKFHSDEKFKKLLNELIILAIPILNADGNEKISTANRPHQKGPIGGVGIRENSQGLDLNRDFTKLETPEITSLVMNVFNKWKPHLLIDCHTTNGSYHGYVLTYATNLNPNGDERIASFIRDELLPEVTEKMFKKYGYRTFFYGNFIDPLDPSKGWITFDHRPRFGTNYFGLINRFSVLSEAYAYADFKTRIDATEKFIEEILMFASKNRKKMLKLIKQVDSETSSGKIDSLGIKFQIAGKPAEIWGYKTIEYIDSLTGEKKRKVSDKIELFKTTNFGEFKTVKKRSVPDAYVFPGNFEVVAEKLKQHGIKIEKVKGKFKAKADVFIVDSLKRSERKFQGHNETELFGRFEEMEVEIDSGYYYVQTQQEKLGLIFYLLEPESDDGFANWNFFDEFLIAELKDKGKAIYPVYKIKNKLRR; via the coding sequence ATGCTTGGTTTACTTTTTGCTTTTCTATTTCAACTTTTCCAAATCAGCGAACTTCCGAAAACAAGAGCGGAGATTTCAAACTTCACAGAGACATCAACATATTCCGATGTAATCACTTTCATTGAAGGAATTTCTAAACAAAGCGAAATCATAAATTCAACCGTTTTCGGGAAAAGTTTTGAAGGCAGAGACCTTCCCCTTGTCGTTTTATCAAAGCCGAAGATTACCAGCCCGCAGGAAGCTCATTCAAGTGGTAAATTGATAGTTTTACTTCTCGGGAACATACACGCAGGCGAAGTTGAAGGAAAGGAGGCGATTCTTCACACCATAAGAAAATTCCACAGCGATGAAAAATTCAAAAAACTTCTCAACGAACTCATCATCCTTGCAATCCCAATTTTAAATGCCGATGGAAATGAAAAGATAAGCACTGCGAATAGACCACATCAGAAAGGACCAATCGGAGGTGTCGGTATCAGAGAAAACTCCCAAGGGCTTGATTTGAACAGGGACTTCACGAAACTTGAAACCCCGGAGATAACCTCTCTTGTGATGAATGTCTTCAACAAATGGAAGCCACATCTTTTGATTGACTGTCACACAACAAACGGTTCATATCACGGATATGTTTTGACCTATGCGACAAATTTAAATCCAAACGGCGACGAGAGGATAGCCTCATTTATCAGGGATGAACTTCTCCCAGAGGTCACTGAGAAGATGTTTAAAAAATATGGCTACAGGACATTCTTTTACGGAAATTTCATTGACCCGCTTGACCCTTCAAAAGGTTGGATCACATTTGACCACAGACCGAGGTTCGGGACCAATTACTTTGGTTTGATAAATCGCTTTTCAGTGTTAAGTGAAGCTTACGCATATGCCGATTTCAAGACAAGGATTGACGCCACGGAGAAATTCATAGAGGAAATTTTAATGTTCGCATCAAAAAACCGTAAAAAGATGCTGAAACTTATAAAACAAGTTGACAGCGAAACTTCAAGTGGGAAAATTGATTCGCTTGGGATAAAATTTCAAATCGCGGGAAAACCAGCTGAAATTTGGGGATATAAAACAATTGAATACATTGACTCATTGACCGGGGAGAAGAAAAGAAAGGTTAGCGACAAGATTGAACTCTTTAAAACAACAAACTTCGGCGAATTCAAAACCGTTAAAAAAAGAAGTGTGCCAGACGCATATGTTTTCCCAGGGAATTTTGAGGTCGTAGCGGAGAAATTAAAGCAGCACGGAATAAAGATAGAAAAAGTTAAAGGAAAGTTTAAAGCGAAGGCGGATGTTTTCATAGTTGATAGTTTGAAGCGATCCGAAAGAAAATTTCAAGGGCATAACGAAACGGAACTATTTGGTCGTTTTGAAGAAATGGAGGTTGAGATAGACAGCGGTTATTATTATGTTCAAACGCAACAGGAAAAACTTGGTTTGATTTTCTATCTCCTTGAACCGGAAAGTGATGATGGTTTTGCAAATTGGAATTTTTTTGATGAGTTTTTAATTGCTGAATTAAAAGACAAAGGCAAGGCGATTTATCCGGTTTATAAAATCAAAAATAAATTGAGGAGGTAA
- a CDS encoding DUF1028 domain-containing protein has product MKTVAVFSIAVMILFLFNFPSNFVEPKISATFSIVAFDPEAREVGVAVQSKFPNVRPIVPWAKAEVGAIATQSFANVSYGPVGLALLENGATAEQALQILLQNDPKKEIRQVGIVDFKGNSASWTGNECFDWAGGIVGYGEGKKYGGKGQIITGRYYAVQGNILVDQRTVEAMAKAFEETKGTLADKLVSALVAGGKAGGDRRGEQSAALLVVKKGAGYDSTMDNYIDISIYDHPKPLEELQRLYNLHKLYFFKSDPKNLVKIDEKICRELQQIMKDRGFYDGPVNGIFDAKTKKALQDFMGWENYDVRIREDDLIDIEVLQDIRKNYEQWKAKYGKK; this is encoded by the coding sequence ATGAAAACAGTGGCGGTTTTTTCAATTGCAGTTATGATTTTGTTTCTGTTCAATTTTCCTTCAAACTTCGTTGAGCCAAAGATAAGTGCGACTTTTTCAATAGTTGCCTTTGACCCTGAGGCAAGGGAAGTTGGCGTTGCAGTACAGTCAAAATTCCCTAATGTCAGACCTATAGTCCCTTGGGCAAAGGCGGAAGTCGGAGCAATAGCAACTCAAAGTTTTGCAAATGTCAGCTACGGACCAGTTGGACTTGCGCTACTTGAAAACGGTGCAACCGCTGAGCAAGCATTACAAATTTTGCTACAAAACGACCCAAAGAAAGAAATAAGACAAGTTGGAATAGTTGATTTCAAGGGAAATTCTGCAAGTTGGACTGGAAATGAATGCTTTGATTGGGCTGGTGGAATAGTTGGTTATGGTGAGGGGAAAAAATACGGCGGAAAGGGTCAAATCATCACAGGAAGATATTACGCCGTTCAAGGGAATATACTTGTTGATCAAAGAACTGTTGAAGCGATGGCAAAAGCATTTGAAGAAACAAAGGGAACATTGGCAGACAAACTCGTCTCGGCTCTCGTTGCAGGTGGGAAAGCCGGGGGCGATAGAAGAGGCGAACAATCAGCAGCTTTGCTTGTCGTCAAAAAGGGCGCTGGATATGATAGCACCATGGATAACTACATTGACATAAGCATCTACGATCATCCAAAGCCACTTGAAGAACTTCAACGACTTTACAATCTTCATAAACTTTACTTCTTCAAAAGCGATCCGAAGAACCTTGTAAAAATTGACGAAAAAATTTGTCGGGAACTTCAACAGATAATGAAAGACCGCGGATTTTACGATGGACCCGTCAACGGAATTTTTGATGCGAAAACCAAGAAAGCATTACAGGACTTCATGGGATGGGAAAATTATGATGTGAGGATAAGAGAGGATGACTTGATTGATATTGAAGTTTTGCAGGACATAAGAAAAAATTATGAACAATGGAAAGCTAAATATGGCAAAAAATAA
- a CDS encoding MFS transporter, which translates to MAKNKALVIITLLGLVSLFADVTYEGARGVTGPFLYTLGATAGFVGLVSGVGELFGYGFRLVAGYVADKTRKYWAITILGYFINLVSVPLLAFAGRWEIASILIVAERFGKAIRTPARDTILSYASSKIGFGKGFGLHEALDQIGAIAGPLIVAGAISTSKSYSNAFLILGIPAAISLIFLLITSAIYPKPERFESEDNKTQNANHFSKTFYLYLLFSAFTICGFPHFQILSFHLKKIQLVSDEVIPLMFAFAMGVDAIVALIIGPIFDRFRSNILFLIPLVSAPISVFAFAFDKILPVMFSIFLWGSTMGLQETIMKSAIADIIHPEKRARAFGIFHGLYGFAWFAGSFVMGLLYEVSIYLLITFSLLLQALSLITFLQLKRT; encoded by the coding sequence ATGGCAAAAAATAAAGCACTTGTAATCATAACTTTGCTCGGTCTTGTAAGTTTATTTGCTGATGTAACTTATGAAGGGGCTCGCGGTGTAACTGGACCATTTCTTTACACGCTTGGCGCTACAGCTGGGTTTGTCGGATTAGTCAGTGGTGTTGGAGAGTTGTTTGGCTATGGATTTCGCCTTGTAGCTGGATATGTCGCTGACAAAACAAGAAAATACTGGGCGATAACAATTTTGGGTTACTTCATAAACCTCGTCTCTGTGCCTTTGCTTGCCTTCGCTGGAAGATGGGAGATAGCTTCAATTTTAATTGTTGCAGAAAGATTTGGAAAAGCGATAAGGACACCAGCAAGGGATACAATTTTGTCCTACGCTTCTTCAAAAATTGGCTTTGGAAAGGGATTCGGGCTTCACGAGGCGCTTGACCAAATTGGAGCAATCGCTGGACCCCTTATCGTTGCAGGTGCAATTTCAACAAGCAAAAGTTATTCAAATGCATTTCTCATACTTGGAATTCCAGCTGCTATCTCCCTAATTTTCCTTTTAATCACCTCAGCAATTTATCCGAAACCGGAAAGATTTGAATCAGAAGATAATAAAACGCAAAATGCAAACCATTTCAGCAAAACCTTTTACCTTTATCTTTTATTTAGCGCCTTTACTATCTGTGGCTTTCCACATTTTCAAATTCTATCTTTTCACCTCAAAAAAATACAACTTGTAAGCGACGAAGTCATACCTCTTATGTTTGCCTTCGCCATGGGAGTTGATGCAATTGTAGCTTTGATAATCGGTCCGATTTTTGATCGTTTCAGATCAAATATCCTATTTCTAATTCCGCTCGTTTCAGCTCCTATTTCCGTTTTCGCATTTGCATTTGACAAAATACTTCCCGTAATGTTCTCAATTTTTCTCTGGGGTTCAACAATGGGACTTCAAGAGACAATTATGAAATCGGCAATTGCGGATATAATCCATCCAGAAAAAAGAGCTAGAGCATTTGGAATTTTCCACGGATTATATGGATTTGCTTGGTTTGCTGGAAGTTTTGTGATGGGCTTGTTATACGAGGTCTCAATTTATCTACTTATAACATTCTCTCTCTTACTTCAAGCTCTCTCACTTATAACCTTTTTACAGCTCAAGCGGACCTAA
- a CDS encoding ATP-binding response regulator, which yields MTILVVDDEKELRETLKNALELEGYDVILAENGLVGFTLAQEKKPDLILLDISMPVMDGFTTLFKLKQNPSTKDIPVIILTGQYVDEENLERGFNLGAIEYLYKPIKLAELTARVRSVLRMKILELEAKKAQTGTAKFFINEIKRIFSTLKGVMEILILSEGISYEFKASISEDLKKLKKWFEIVDYYTIINDIVAGVEKMDMRIVDLSALLKNLIEEVKGKYENVKFELNLAREAIIQGDDNLLRVGFKIFIDLVSEAMPSGGAISITQTIRSGKDGRFVFVVVRDEAPKLPLEFAKILFNPYALSNFEFTPPYNLLGLKVFQMLIELHGGFVLVEPSELTSGNKFIIQVRSA from the coding sequence ATGACGATACTTGTGGTTGATGATGAAAAGGAGCTAAGGGAGACCCTTAAAAACGCACTTGAACTTGAAGGTTATGATGTCATATTGGCCGAAAATGGTCTTGTTGGGTTTACACTTGCGCAAGAAAAGAAGCCGGATTTGATTTTGCTTGATATAAGTATGCCTGTTATGGACGGCTTCACAACTTTATTTAAATTAAAACAGAACCCTTCAACAAAAGATATACCTGTGATAATTCTTACTGGGCAGTATGTTGATGAGGAAAACCTTGAACGCGGTTTTAACCTTGGTGCGATTGAATATCTTTACAAACCGATAAAGTTGGCTGAATTGACCGCACGTGTTAGGTCAGTTTTAAGGATGAAAATACTTGAACTTGAAGCGAAGAAAGCACAAACGGGCACAGCGAAATTTTTTATAAACGAGATAAAGAGGATTTTTTCAACGCTTAAAGGAGTGATGGAAATTTTGATATTGAGCGAGGGGATAAGTTATGAATTTAAAGCTAGCATTTCAGAAGACCTGAAGAAGTTGAAAAAGTGGTTTGAGATCGTGGATTATTACACCATTATAAACGATATAGTTGCTGGCGTTGAAAAAATGGATATGAGAATTGTTGATTTGAGCGCATTGCTGAAAAATTTAATTGAGGAAGTTAAGGGGAAATACGAAAATGTGAAGTTTGAACTTAACCTAGCAAGGGAGGCGATAATTCAAGGGGATGATAACTTATTGAGGGTGGGATTTAAAATTTTCATTGATTTGGTCTCGGAAGCAATGCCCTCAGGTGGAGCAATATCAATAACTCAAACGATAAGGTCTGGCAAGGATGGAAGATTTGTATTTGTCGTGGTTCGTGACGAGGCGCCTAAGCTCCCGCTTGAGTTCGCAAAAATTTTGTTCAATCCATACGCACTTTCAAATTTTGAGTTCACACCCCCATATAACCTTCTCGGTTTAAAAGTTTTCCAGATGTTGATTGAACTACATGGCGGTTTTGTCCTAGTTGAACCCTCAGAGCTGACCTCGGGAAATAAGTTTATCATACAGGTTAGGTCCGCTTGA
- a CDS encoding two-component system sensor histidine kinase NtrB, with translation MHSLGEVNFLIELVGFTVDLVILGIILYAYLREKEKEKYLLFWVIAYLLLIASVFLTLVFESKIIPRLIFLKQVFSISAGVVFLWGALGLKWGEKFKHKSEFLTLITFAVFVSVLSDFIFSEKWRYIVSLLFILLFFLIAGVRVILHARTAKMPSYRLFGLSLILFGLTTVANFISAISPEFVRLSLFFEQVLLTLLGVSILVIILDKYMVRTIQVEKLYRTVVDVMNEALVLLDTKLKITYINNRFGELMKCRSFDDLIGRKFIDFIPDRFHEIVLEKEKSIEAGLCSTYEIEIKDMEGNIHSVIVSSAPFAGEEGVFKGSVNIILDITERRKLEIQLQLASRLAEIGELSAGVAHNIKNPLQGIIFAAEILKKKNVEPNIVDIIMKQAQRINDIINNLQFKAIMDSRTDFQLFDLNLLLREELTFLQAHRFFKHEIDKNFNFCNEPLYVKGLYSDFSQIFTNIIKNAIDAMYRTERKVLTVKTQKDNGFAIVEITDTGTGIPDDILPKIWDMFFTTKPTIYTRSDTSEPVGTGIGLATVKRLAEKYNIQIDVKTRVGEGTSFILKIPLAEEQTKDGGSHNDKKNLA, from the coding sequence GTGCACTCACTTGGAGAAGTTAATTTCCTCATTGAGTTAGTGGGTTTCACAGTTGATTTGGTCATTCTTGGCATAATTCTTTATGCTTACCTCAGGGAAAAAGAAAAAGAGAAATATCTGCTTTTTTGGGTTATCGCTTATCTACTTCTCATCGCTTCTGTTTTTTTAACCCTCGTTTTTGAAAGCAAAATAATACCTCGTTTGATTTTTCTTAAACAAGTTTTTTCAATTTCAGCCGGTGTTGTTTTTCTGTGGGGTGCGCTTGGTTTAAAATGGGGTGAAAAATTTAAACATAAAAGTGAATTCCTCACTCTGATAACATTTGCGGTATTTGTATCGGTGTTAAGTGATTTCATTTTTAGTGAAAAATGGAGGTATATAGTTTCGCTTCTTTTTATCCTTCTCTTTTTCCTTATCGCTGGGGTCAGAGTTATCTTACATGCGAGGACTGCTAAAATGCCCTCATATCGTTTGTTTGGGCTATCATTGATACTTTTCGGTCTTACAACTGTGGCTAATTTCATTAGTGCTATCTCACCGGAATTTGTGCGTTTATCTTTATTCTTTGAACAAGTTCTGCTTACATTACTTGGCGTTTCAATTCTTGTTATAATCCTTGATAAGTATATGGTGAGGACAATACAAGTAGAAAAGCTTTATCGCACCGTAGTTGATGTTATGAATGAAGCACTTGTATTGCTTGACACTAAACTTAAAATAACTTACATTAACAATAGATTCGGCGAGTTGATGAAGTGTAGAAGCTTTGATGATTTAATCGGCAGAAAATTTATTGATTTTATCCCGGATAGATTTCATGAGATTGTCCTTGAAAAGGAAAAGTCTATTGAAGCTGGTTTGTGTTCTACATATGAGATTGAAATTAAAGATATGGAAGGTAATATCCACAGTGTGATTGTAAGTTCAGCGCCTTTTGCTGGAGAAGAAGGAGTTTTTAAAGGAAGCGTCAACATTATACTTGATATAACCGAGAGAAGAAAGCTTGAGATTCAACTTCAACTTGCGAGTCGGCTTGCTGAAATAGGTGAACTTAGCGCTGGTGTTGCTCATAACATAAAAAATCCATTACAAGGAATAATTTTTGCAGCGGAGATTTTAAAAAAGAAAAATGTTGAACCAAACATTGTTGATATTATTATGAAGCAAGCGCAGAGGATAAATGACATAATAAATAACCTCCAGTTTAAAGCGATTATGGATAGTCGCACCGATTTTCAACTTTTTGATCTTAATCTTCTTTTGAGAGAGGAGCTAACATTTTTACAGGCGCATAGATTTTTCAAGCATGAAATTGACAAGAATTTTAACTTTTGTAACGAGCCGTTGTATGTAAAAGGGCTTTACAGTGATTTTTCCCAAATTTTTACAAATATAATTAAAAATGCAATAGATGCCATGTACCGCACGGAGAGAAAGGTCTTAACCGTTAAAACGCAAAAGGACAACGGTTTTGCGATAGTTGAAATCACCGACACTGGGACAGGTATACCTGACGATATTTTGCCCAAAATTTGGGATATGTTCTTTACGACGAAGCCGACGATTTACACCCGTAGTGATACAAGTGAGCCAGTTGGCACTGGTATTGGACTTGCTACTGTGAAAAGATTGGCTGAGAAATATAATATCCAAATTGATGTAAAGACGAGAGTCGGCGAAGGAACGAGTTTTATACTTAAAATTCCACTTGCAGAAGAGCAAACAAAAGATGGAGGTAGTCATAATGATAAGAAAAATTTGGCGTGA
- the kdsA gene encoding 3-deoxy-8-phosphooctulonate synthase, producing the protein MTKIVEVKGIKIGGGNPIAVIAGPCVVENYEITYQTAKRAKEITTELGMPFIFKSSYKKANRTSLKGFSTIGEKLALEILAQIRKELDIPVLTDIHSEPEAEMAAEYVDVLQIPAFLCRQTELLIAAGRTGKAVNIKKGQFMAPEDMKYAAEKVASTGNEKILLTERGTTFGYHNLVVDMRSIPIMRSTGYPVVIDATHSLQLPSVGEKSGGRPEFIFHIARAAVAVGVDAIFLETHPEPSKALSDSASQLKLDFLYELLYQVKQIDELVKKFDEFTINQDVR; encoded by the coding sequence ATGACGAAAATAGTTGAAGTTAAAGGGATAAAAATCGGCGGTGGAAATCCAATCGCTGTGATAGCCGGTCCGTGCGTCGTTGAAAATTATGAAATCACATATCAAACGGCAAAAAGGGCAAAGGAGATAACAACTGAACTTGGGATGCCATTTATTTTCAAGTCAAGCTATAAAAAGGCAAACCGAACAAGTTTAAAGGGTTTTTCAACGATTGGGGAAAAGTTAGCCCTTGAAATTTTGGCGCAAATAAGAAAAGAACTTGATATCCCAGTTTTAACTGACATACACTCCGAACCAGAGGCGGAAATGGCTGCTGAATATGTTGATGTCCTTCAAATACCTGCTTTCCTTTGCAGACAAACTGAACTTTTAATAGCTGCTGGAAGGACAGGAAAAGCTGTTAATATAAAAAAAGGTCAATTCATGGCTCCAGAAGATATGAAATACGCTGCTGAAAAGGTCGCCTCAACAGGAAATGAAAAAATTTTGCTTACAGAAAGAGGAACCACATTTGGATATCACAATCTCGTCGTTGATATGCGTTCAATTCCAATAATGAGGTCAACTGGCTATCCAGTGGTAATAGATGCAACCCACTCTTTACAACTCCCAAGTGTTGGGGAAAAATCAGGAGGTAGACCGGAATTCATTTTCCATATAGCAAGGGCAGCTGTTGCTGTTGGTGTTGATGCAATTTTCCTTGAAACACATCCTGAACCGTCAAAAGCATTGAGCGATTCAGCAAGTCAACTCAAATTGGACTTTTTATATGAACTCCTTTATCAGGTAAAACAGATTGATGAACTTGTGAAAAAGTTTGACGAATTCACAATAAATCAGGATGTGCGGTGA
- a CDS encoding KdsC family phosphatase: MKVRKNALEKAKKVKMILLDVDGVLTNGSIIYSSNCGEIKVFNAQDGYGIVRAIELGLKVGIITGRESEIIKRRANELGISDLIQNAIDKVKPFEELSKKYGLDKEEFCYVGDDILDIPLLKKVGFSAAPSNARTEVKRIVDYIASSSGGNGAVREIIDFILKAQKKI, translated from the coding sequence GTGAAAGTAAGAAAAAACGCACTTGAAAAAGCAAAGAAAGTTAAAATGATTTTGCTTGATGTTGACGGTGTCCTAACAAATGGAAGCATAATTTATTCATCAAATTGTGGCGAGATTAAAGTCTTCAATGCTCAAGATGGCTACGGGATTGTCAGGGCGATTGAACTTGGATTGAAAGTTGGCATTATAACTGGGCGTGAATCTGAGATAATAAAAAGAAGAGCAAACGAACTTGGAATATCTGATTTAATTCAAAATGCGATTGACAAGGTCAAACCGTTTGAAGAGCTATCAAAAAAATATGGACTTGACAAAGAAGAGTTTTGCTATGTTGGGGATGATATACTTGACATCCCACTTTTAAAAAAGGTTGGATTCAGCGCAGCTCCTTCAAACGCAAGGACCGAGGTTAAAAGAATTGTTGACTATATCGCCTCATCTTCTGGAGGAAATGGCGCTGTAAGGGAAATAATTGACTTCATCCTGAAAGCGCAGAAAAAAATTTGA
- a CDS encoding ABC transporter substrate-binding protein, with amino-acid sequence MRKVYCELTHKELFLPERCERIVSFSPAVTEALFQMGLGDFVVGVSVYCVRPESARKKNIVGSYNSFKEDKLKELMPDIIFTTTGYQLELIEKLNDKFNVYPVRLPPSVSEIIATCFEVGAVTGYVSRAREIERKLTTELGNLISSARKEVKPRVYVEIDLGGPVTFGAYSYITDAIELLGGVNIFGEFPAEWLKSDDEKVKDLNPDLIIYEPKMFSKRRERERILSMFNARFGDIKAVKEGKIFITPGIYDFLAHHGPSFITEAMPWLKSIIDSF; translated from the coding sequence TTGAGAAAGGTTTATTGCGAGTTAACACATAAAGAACTTTTTCTCCCCGAGAGATGCGAAAGGATAGTTAGTTTCAGCCCAGCTGTCACGGAGGCGCTTTTTCAAATGGGTCTTGGGGATTTTGTCGTTGGAGTGAGCGTTTATTGCGTAAGACCGGAATCAGCAAGAAAGAAAAACATTGTTGGAAGCTATAACTCGTTCAAGGAAGATAAACTAAAAGAACTTATGCCAGATATAATTTTCACTACGACCGGGTATCAACTTGAACTCATTGAGAAGCTGAACGATAAGTTCAATGTTTATCCCGTTCGTCTTCCGCCATCTGTTTCTGAGATAATCGCTACCTGTTTTGAAGTTGGAGCTGTCACCGGCTATGTTTCAAGGGCAAGGGAAATTGAGAGAAAATTGACAACGGAGCTTGGTAATTTGATTTCAAGTGCGAGAAAGGAAGTTAAACCGAGGGTTTATGTTGAAATTGACCTCGGAGGACCTGTGACATTTGGTGCTTATAGTTATATAACTGATGCAATTGAACTTCTTGGAGGCGTAAATATATTTGGGGAATTCCCTGCAGAATGGCTTAAGTCCGATGATGAAAAGGTTAAGGATTTGAACCCCGATTTGATTATTTATGAGCCGAAGATGTTTTCAAAGCGAAGGGAGAGAGAAAGGATTTTAAGTATGTTCAATGCGAGGTTTGGAGATATCAAGGCAGTGAAGGAGGGCAAGATTTTTATAACACCTGGGATTTACGATTTCCTTGCACATCATGGTCCGAGCTTCATAACGGAAGCAATGCCTTGGCTTAAGAGTATAATTGATTCATTTTAA
- a CDS encoding histidinol-phosphatase: MVDYHTHTKLCNHAKGEPRDYVLSAISKNLSEIGLSDHMPLPGDFDPDHRMKVEEFEIYRSWYREVVEEFGDKIKIRFGIEAEFIESEISFISDFIKYGDFDYVIGSIHFIGEWNIASHKQSWKWEGQDVNAVYESYYQIMKKLVSSGLFDVIGHFDLIKKFGHKANDDFEDLIREIFSMIKRNGLCVEINISGLRHKVAEIYPSFKILELVKEYGIPITLGSDAHDPGDVGRDFSMAYELVERYADGKISVFDKRERKEIKIR, from the coding sequence ATGGTAGATTACCATACTCATACAAAACTTTGCAACCACGCAAAAGGTGAACCAAGGGATTATGTTTTAAGCGCGATTTCAAAAAATTTATCCGAGATTGGGCTTTCTGATCATATGCCTTTACCTGGCGATTTTGACCCTGACCATAGGATGAAGGTTGAGGAATTTGAAATTTACAGAAGCTGGTACCGAGAAGTCGTTGAGGAGTTTGGGGATAAAATTAAAATCAGGTTTGGGATTGAGGCGGAGTTCATTGAGAGTGAAATTAGCTTCATCAGCGATTTTATTAAGTATGGGGATTTTGATTATGTCATCGGTTCTATTCATTTCATCGGTGAATGGAACATAGCAAGTCACAAGCAGTCGTGGAAATGGGAGGGGCAGGATGTCAACGCTGTGTATGAAAGTTATTATCAAATTATGAAAAAGCTTGTTAGTTCGGGGTTGTTTGATGTGATTGGTCATTTTGATTTGATAAAGAAGTTCGGGCATAAGGCGAACGATGATTTTGAGGATTTGATCAGGGAGATTTTTTCTATGATAAAGCGAAATGGTTTGTGCGTTGAGATTAACATATCGGGGTTAAGACATAAGGTTGCAGAAATTTATCCATCGTTTAAGATACTTGAACTTGTCAAAGAGTATGGTATTCCGATTACGCTTGGTTCCGATGCGCACGACCCAGGGGATGTTGGGCGCGATTTCAGCATGGCTTATGAGTTGGTTGAAAGATATGCGGATGGGAAGATTTCGGTTTTTGATAAGAGGGAAAGGAAGGAAATAAAAATCAGGTAA
- a CDS encoding Rossmann-like and DUF2520 domain-containing protein produces the protein MTFKVFNIAILGAGRVGTLIGKFLSEIIGHKIVAVISRSDESLRRFQERVKVEFSGKFIGDLPGSVEVVFITTPDSAIESVACEISELKNLNFKNLVVYHTSGVMSSDVLYKVRNRGAEVGSLHPIYSVSHFDHSLDEIKKIRFTLEGSERIYDITRWIFYGFDKNIVLIEKSQKVLYHIACVFASNYLVSLLNAVDEIFERAGIGFDHKFLFPLIDASLKNAGAFGPIKALTGPIERGDIETVKSHLEELKSRFPEILPLYSSLAIETIRVAFKKGSISAKRASEFLDLVSSYIGKKVF, from the coding sequence TTGACTTTCAAGGTCTTCAACATAGCGATTTTAGGTGCTGGGAGAGTTGGGACTTTGATTGGGAAATTTTTATCTGAGATAATCGGACACAAAATTGTAGCTGTTATCAGCAGAAGCGATGAATCGTTGAGAAGGTTTCAAGAAAGGGTTAAAGTTGAATTTTCAGGGAAATTTATCGGTGATTTGCCAGGAAGTGTTGAAGTTGTGTTTATAACAACGCCAGATTCAGCAATTGAAAGTGTCGCTTGTGAAATCTCAGAATTAAAAAACTTAAACTTTAAAAATCTCGTCGTTTATCATACTTCCGGGGTTATGTCAAGTGATGTCCTTTATAAAGTTAGGAACCGAGGTGCTGAGGTTGGCTCCTTGCATCCAATTTACTCTGTTTCCCATTTTGACCACTCTTTGGATGAAATAAAAAAGATAAGGTTTACGCTTGAGGGTAGCGAGAGAATTTATGACATAACAAGGTGGATTTTTTACGGCTTTGATAAGAACATAGTTTTGATAGAGAAATCGCAAAAGGTTCTTTATCATATCGCTTGTGTTTTCGCTTCAAATTATTTGGTGTCTTTGTTAAATGCCGTTGATGAAATTTTTGAAAGGGCTGGTATAGGTTTTGACCATAAATTTTTATTCCCTTTGATTGATGCATCGTTGAAAAACGCAGGTGCATTTGGACCGATTAAGGCGCTAACTGGACCTATTGAAAGGGGTGACATTGAGACAGTGAAATCGCATCTTGAAGAATTAAAAAGTAGGTTCCCGGAAATCCTTCCGCTTTATTCGTCGCTTGCGATTGAGACGATAAGAGTTGCTTTTAAGAAGGGTAGTATATCGGCTAAACGGGCGTCCGAATTTCTTGACCTTGTAAGTTCATATATCGGAAAGAAAGTATTTTGA